The segment GAGATGAAAACAACAAACAAATTTCGTAGATCTAGATCTAGGAAAGAAGAAGAGAAACCCGATCTGAAGAAATTAGATCCAGATCTAGACAAGAAGAGAAAACCAGATCTAAAGAACTCAGACCTAGAATCATGAGCATGAAGCATAAAAATGCATTGATCTGAGACGTTGAGGTGGTGTTTAAACATCGGAGGAGGTCGACGTTGTTGGCGGTTGTTAGCGTCTTCAACGGCGACGGAAAGgcggttccagatctgaagttccGATGAAGAATGTAGGTGTTTTCGCAGGTGATCGGAGGTTGTGACAAAGGAAGTGGAGTGACTATGGTGAAGCCGCCGTCGGCGATGTTGGCGGTGGTTGTGGTGTTCATCAGAGGTCACTGAAATTGATGAGAGAATAACTCTTTTGTTTTGAACAACTATGAACAATTGATCTGGTCTAAGTTTATGGaataagtttttcaaaaagacCATTATAACCTTATtagtttttgttatttattaaagattaaaaaaataaaaatagcctAAAAGTATatggttcttagggttcttaacctttaaaggttctcatttgaacttttatatatatatatatatatatatatatatatatatatatatatatatatatatatatatatatatatatattatttatgatCGTTTGGAAACCTATAAAACCTCTTAAATTATTAAATTAACGTTCTTAACAAAAGCTTGTTAATTATCGAACTTGATAAACGACTCGTTCTTTTAGAAAAGAAATGTTTATAATGATTTTATATTTTGACTTcatattttcttgacatttttttAACGGCTATTTATTAACtataaattaaatttattagGTTAGTCAAAGTTTGAACCTTAGACCTCCAATCTAAGAGACTTTCACATGTATGAAATGGATTAGTCTCATATTGGCTTCATTTTTAAGTTCTAATATTTTTTTTAGCAATGAAGTCTAATAATTGTGTAGTTGCTTAAATATTTGAGGTTTACACAGTAAACTGATCACCAACCGAATATgaggggtttttttttttttttttttttttatatatgatcAAAAGTtgaaggtttaaaaaaaaaattctaattttTGTTAGTATTatcttattatattatttttttaatggaGTGTAATATGTTGGATTTAAACTTATCATACTCTTTGTAAGATAGAGAATATCCTTgcatcaaagtttttttttcctaCTAAAAGTACGTAATTGTTTATTATAATTTTCTAACGAATAATATCATTTACTGTCAATAGATTCCTTTTAAGCTTTGCAAAGGAGAATTCTAGAGCTATCCAACACACTTAGTTATTTCAAGACAaagtattatatttaaaaaaaaaaaaaaccatagtaGCAATCTTACAAGAGATCTTACGTTTCGATTTTGTGATCATACCACTATTTTAGCCAAAAGAAATCAAAGTATGACCAAGATCATTTTAGCTAAGTATGATTGTATGATCATATAATGTTATGAttgaaattatgattttaacAACACATCATTTGTATGATAAAGATTTTTTGTTTAAAGataactttttttctttttttttttgtaatttttagattattatttTTACTTTAAAGAAGACATTGTAAGTTAATTTCTTCTCTCAAATAGAAAAATACAATAAGATAATACTTTGGCTAATATAGAAATCATTATATGAATATTATagtaaaataatacaattaaattaaaaatatctacgtttttctaaaaatctttaaattttgatcatatttatgaaaaaaaaatcctcATATTTATCCCTGACTTGTTTATCGGATAAAAGCTCAAAAATATAAACAATTGTAAGTTTTTTTAGCTTAATTGCTAAAAAAAAGTATATTCACTTAATtcattatgatgtcaaaatatgaagaatattacaaatattaaaaaaaaaactcttccaattttaattttatatttcatttgaAATTTTATATGGCAAATTGCATAAAATACATTAAATTTTTACGAAATTTCGATTTTGAAGCGATGATATTTTTTTACATATAAAGACACTAAATTTTCACAAAGTTTGATAAAAGACATTCTATTTTCAAATTTATGGTGCTGACAATTTGACCGGTCAACCTAATTGTCAGCAAACGTGAAATGGTAACGTGCCGTCTTTGATAATGTGGCATTAGCATGCCATGCAAAGGGGATATTTTTTTTGGTAACATCACCTCCTCGATAAATCACTTATTGTAATTGGTCACGACCATTTGATATACAATGAAGCACGTAAATACTTTATCTAGCTTATTACATATATGTTTCCTAGGGCAATTATCAAGAATTTATCGGGCTTCATGATAGATCAAAGGCCGTGGTCATTTAAAATCAGAGATCTATATAGGAAAATAAATCCAATAAATGTAGATTGGAATGCATATTAATAGCAACAAAGTTATAACACTCCATGTTTAAGTGTCAATTTTGTTTTGGTGCTTTGCTCAAAACTTGGCTAAAAGGGTTTCTAACTCTTCAATAAGTTCCGATTATTTTGTTATAATAAGGTCAAATTgtacaaaaaaaacatttagtttttataaaatctaatttgatattgtgttttattttcaattaagtcactacattttattttattttattttttatttttgacacACAGAAAGTGATGTCACCAAAAATGTCATGTAAGAGTCATATTATCAATGACAGATATATCACCAGCAACGACTGACAACCAGATTGACCGGTCAAAATGGTTCATatttaaaacaaattaaaaagTATAATGTCTTCTATTGAACTTTATAAAAACTTAATATcataattgtaaaaaaaataataacacatTATCAAAAtcacttttttttataaaatcttaaTGTGTTTAATATGTTTGTTTCTTAATAAAAACTATAAAACCTTCCAATGTGAATGCTTGAGAGAAACTTTTCTAAAAGATTCCAGTGTGAATGCAGAAATGTTTGTTAAAACGTCGAATTTTTTTGATGAAAGCTATATGTGGGGCGACACCAAAAGTTATATCTTTTGCTTTAATTTTCATCTTTAAATAATTACACCTTACTAAgtttaaatttttgattttatagaGAAgccattttttatatattttttaataaatcaaaattCTATTGTCACATGTTatttattcaaaagttttgacatATATCATCTTATGAtatcttttaaataattatatttatatatcaatttctttcaattttacaaaataaaatgttatataataataatatttatatatgtaatttattaaaaataataaatgtgaTAATACAAACTTATATTTTCTATTAATCGTTGGAAATTTGAATTCCTAAattcatttattaataataataagttatgaaatttttagatagataataacatatttagattaataaattataatttagatcactaaatattttttttaaatatgttcgagtaaattacacgaatggttcctatggtttagggtaatttgcgcgtttggtttctaacttatttttttactcGGAAGGTCCATACTATTTGCTTTTGTTACGTGCTTGGTAGAAGGTTTCCCACATCCTGGAGAAACagattgttgatttttttttgtttgtttcgaTTTCATCTATTATGTACCATTAATTTGAAATttcaaggctctgatatcaatatgtaacaccctgtttcgaaTCGTTTCCTAATTCGGGGCCGTGACCCGATGATCGGGTATTATAAGGATTAGGGCCTTTGGAAAAGAGAGATTTAGACCTATTTGGTGTGGATAATGTAGGTTGTATAATCTAGGAGTTCGTTTTATGATTTGAagcccaagggtataaccgtAAAGTGGAAGTTCGggcattttatgaattttggattttagttTTGGAAGTGTTCTAGAATTTAAATTAAAGATGCTAGTGTTGTAGGAACAACTTAAAAGTAGTTTAGATGTTTAGGTATTGTTGATTTACATCGAAATGTTGTGTTTCAGATCTTAAAATTCCATTTAGGAAGCCTCCGAAACACGAGGAACTGTGCCACAACACGATGAACTTGTCTGGAACATGTGGAACTGGTGCGTAACTGCCCTGAATATTAGTCATTTCCGTTTCGGAATGAAGTGATAACACATTTTTATTTGTGCAGTACGACATGGTTTTTGATGCATGACTTGCACTCTCATGTAAACCTAAAATCAACGAGCCAATTCTTGCGACATTTAAGGACAGAACCCAATACAAGACTATCTTCTCGAATACATCTTTTGGGAGGAGGTTAAACATTCCTAATGTATAAGGAAGTCCTTTAATTCTACATTACGTATTTTTCCACAAACCTTTCATTGACCCCCAAAGCCAAGTAGAGGAAATGGTGTTTGAGATTGGGAGTTACGACCTGTATTTTGGGAAGAAAGAATTTTGTCTCATCAGCAGCTTCCGGTTTAGTGGCTATTTTCTTGTTTCTGCATCCACCGCTGCCTTCCGTTCCCATGCCTTTCCAATGGTCCTGAGGAACTTCTAGGTCAAATTAGACGATGTTATGACAGTGTTTAAACATTCACTTAATGAGTTATCAGACGAGGATGCAGTCTGTGTATGTCTTATATACCCATTAGAAGGATTTCAATGGGCGATTGCCTAAACAGACTGTTACACAAGAGTATTTCGCTTTGGTATACAACATTGATGAATTCAACAGCTATAACACCATCTATTTTATGATTACTATTTATACTTACTTATCGTtactaatattttttttagaaatttaatTGTTAACTGATTTTTTAAGTGGCAGATATCCATAGGGGATGATAATTTTGGATGAATTGTACATATAGTTATTTAATGTATTCAATAAGTTTGACAAACTTATATATCCAGATGAACCAAAAGAGAAACAACCTCAAAAAATGATGTACACCCTTAACGAGTTTTTATACGCTTTTAAGGTaagtatatgaaaaaaaaaattattatttttttctaaaattctAACAATTTATTTGTTTGTTAACGTTTAGATATAGATTCTTGAGACTTTTCCGGTGAGCAGCTCGTTTGGTACCCGACAACAGAAAGTGATCCATCAGGATTTTGTATGGTCAAAGCTGAGGAATTTAAGAAAAGCTTGAATGCACCAGCTTTTACAAATCAACGACATATGGttagtttattatttaaatatttatttatcctataatttatgtttatttataatttaataattttgTTAGAAGGATAATTGACTCATACAGAAGTTGGAGCCGATAGAAGATGATATTAGTGCTGAATGGTGGATAGTTAGCTTGACAAGGATTGATGACCCTAATTTTTGTTGGACCAGATGTCTAAGttgataactataattggtatatacttgaattgatagtagcatagtctttttgggttgccttcaacccTGACAATTGAAGAGGATAGATTTTAAAGAGAGAAGaacgatttattaatttattacttggttaatagattaattagaaatcaaaataaatgatttattaatatattatggaaataatatattaattagaaatcatatttttaattaatatttaatcataaattaatttggaattaattttggggttaaaggaattaattaaaagtgtagggactaaaggtgacattGCTTAATAGTTGAGCATTGggaaattctagaacctcccatgtaaggtggacgaattctagatgCTCTCTAgagtttccttgggctctaagggtgccttggatgccttagggTTATCGTAGAGATACCTGATTTATCCAATGccttcctaacacctatataaaccctccttaTGGTTGAAGTTTGTTTATGACTCCTCTAAGAGACTAAGAGTtgaaattcttctccattccctTTCTCTCTATCATTTTCCTTGGTTGGTAGGgtttgtttgtgaaccattagaggcgtgacacttgtggtgcttgctaccAAAGGTTTTTCAGGTaaggattcaagattgtttacaataacaatcttaaaggtaTATTCACTATCTTATTTCATGAGTTTTGAAAAAAGTATATGCCTTTTAGAGTTTATCTTTTGATGTTCAATACTTgtgtgttcaattagagaaaacatagatctaaaacatattagggttgcatgcacacatataatTGTTTGTTGTactcaaaacccataagtggtatcagattCTAGGattagtttttatttaatatgATGCAATTGGTTGAacttcacaattagggtttatggaaattaaacACATTGGAATTAAGGTTTCGCATTTAGGGTttcttaaccctaatttcgaaaattttcctaaGGGCTTTTACTCTTTCCTTTGGCCTCGTAATTTTCGAAATCCAGGGTTTCCTAATCCTTGCGATTTTCAAATATAAGGAAACAATTGAAATCCTTGCTTTCAGGCCTCACTAAGATTTGCCATACTATGGAAGTTAGAGATTTGGTGGGATTTTTTTGTAACAACCCGACATTTCAAGTCACTGTAATTCAAACTTGCTCAAATAAAAGCCTAAATCTTAACCGAGTATAAGTGAATTAATAGCATAAAAATAATGCAATATGAACTTTGGATGCCAATGATACATGCTTACATAAGTTCATATGCTAACTCACAAGTGTAAATTGAAACCCATGTTGTATAAGTTATTATAAGTTATCAAAGCTTACACTAGTTTGTTTAAAGACTAGATACTTAActtaaaatcataatatattatatatatgtatatttcggTTTTGGGAATCTAATCCCAAatcaaaaaccgaaaacacttgCTTTTGGAACAACAAAAAACCGAAAACCCTCCTTGGGAATAAAGCATGACCGAAATCCCCCACCTTTTTGACTCAAAACCGAAAACCCTCATTTCTTGTTGACTTTATGACCGAAATCTCTAACTTAGGCCCATTAAGGGACCGAAAACCCAAAGCCTAAGGCCCTTTAAGGCCGCAAAATCCATCTGTATATCTAGTTTCAACCATAAACACAATTCATTTCTCAACTTTTAGGTCACAAACACCTCCAATTTCCTCTCAAACCTCATACATAATATTCATACTTCAAGGGATGTTTACCCAGATCATCATAATTTCCCAAAGAACAACAAGAAcaatctccaaatcttcaagcttATATCGAAAACACCCAAGCACACCGAAAACGTCTATAATTCttacaaataattcctaaggCTTATTGTAAGTATTTTTTTACATAATTAAAGTGTTGTCTAACACtataaactattatttcattaattattaaattaatatttttaatctaaATACGATATCATGAATAATTATTATTAGGACACGACTACGTATGTGGGTTCTAACCCGAGGATCATCGCTACCACTTCACCTCCGAACACGAACGTacattcaaggtgagttcatacccctaagttTTCACTatatttcaatgtttttaggggggggggggatacaagtaaaacacaagggaTCTTGTGTTAACATTCAACCGATTTCAATAATTTCAaactattttaaaattttcaactaTTCCAAACTTTTTCTACGATTACAACTGCTTTtatttgcaatatatatatatatatatatatatatatatatatatatatatatatatatatatatatatatatatatatatatatatatatgtaattaggattgAACAGGCTTAGGACTAGTGTTTTTGCCTTAACTTCTGTTCCTTGTTTGCTTGTGGGCTTAGAGGGGAATTACTTGTCCGACTGCCTTTTTAATCTTAATCATATACGTCATATATACATGAGTATAAAACTTAGCTTTAACCTCTTTGTTACATGCTGAGCAAAGAcgtattttcataattatatCAGTACACCCAGAAcgtacatataaactataatatgtatagtttatgaaccatacatactactctactactTCTTGGAACTATACAAGAACATACATGATAAAttataatatgtataatttatgGAACACACACACTATTTTACTAAGTTTCAAGagtaaaatacataaataattatttatgtataattattttacactacGAGTACACTACAAGAAGGGAACACTTACAattataacaacaagaggtaatttACATACTATAAGTAAACAAGTTAATACATGATTATGAGCCAGTATTTCATTTTACCCATTAGGGTATGCGTTAAAGTCCCAATTATAACCAGAggctcctggagggagagcgtgaatttgtgtatagatctatacgggactgacaatcacgcacctaaactattagctatagtgaGGCCGACATGCctaaggtgacaaatgtcataacattccgacgccaAAAGAACCTCGCGCAGGCCACTAGTCACTTTAGCACAGTTATAACCTCACTTACGATAAGTATTAATTAAGCATTTTGTTTACGAGACAAAAACATCatgaaaagttttatttttataatagaactacattacaatacattactttACAGTACAACTAGTGGATTCTAGGCTCATACATACCAAAGGGTTTGCATGCGAATACAATACACTATTATCCCAATACAGTTTACTATTTCAGATTACAGTAACTAacatacattttggtcttaagtCCTAAGACTACAGttcttttacaaaaagaaaatattggattttctggaggaacacacTAACATATTCAAAGAACAATGACAAGCTTTACATcataaaaacatgcttatgaactgaccaacttaaatgttgatacactttcgtGTATTCTGAGGGAACCAGTAGATAGGTACACTATAGGTTTTTGAGATGACGAAGCATTCATGGTGTCACATATATAGTTTTTGCTATACATTATGATGTTATACAAACAATGTTGAAAACACAATGTAAATACTATAttataaatacaatggttgttgttactttaattaattttattcaattgttgtgatattgtgcatgacatcctccgcccttgaacgtttccgccattccggtttgggggtgtgacagattggtattagagcattgtttatagtgaactaagtatatgaaaccatgtatgatatacaactataaatacaatggggctgaagtgctctgactaaaagtatagtttgaaaatataagtattttataagaagtatacgaacatgcatacatactagagACATTATCACAGTAAGGACTACATAAAAGTACTTAGACGAGTTAGACACTATAGTTAAACCTGGATAGTTAtataatcatatctgggataaatatcgcctgatcaactatatttatttgagatacgaccaacatgtgtttgggagtgaccaTAGTGTTGCAGCAAGTCTAGAACTTACCAACTCTATATACCAGAAGaactctagaaccaaacataaatttaaaatactataggattatTTTATTGCACTATAACACTAAAACAACAATATCTAGGCCTCGATAATTATATAAATTAATAGTCAGGAAGAGCCTTCATACCGGAATCAAACATGTGAAAGCAAAGGACCTTTGCTGGTAGatctataatttctaagtgtatacgtaagaattatatataattaagattctagaGACATAGAATTTGTGATTtagctttacttcctgttccttttttggttgtggacttagagtaggattacttattcgaaggtctttTTGGTCTTGTTTATATATAATtgctggaatagtgtctaagactgcaactatattaggcaagtatttgatccggttgtgcatggtccttttgggttgccttcaccatagcaacttgataggatgatttattatgagagaagaaatattattagtatattatgagaataatataaagagtaataatattattatttgattaatataagtcataaattaattaagaattaatttggtgacttaaagagattaattgaataaaggggcataaattgtcaattgtatgatagttgtactttgggctgtaaatcccttATACATAATGGTGGACAgttttaaggactttggataggccttgaaaatcgtccaaaggcttatcataaaggggattggattgcttagggcctaagttatccaattagggtttaagggtgaaaccctaggagccttacaagtataaatagaccccaagtgtgaagggaaatcggcacttgtgctttagaaagaaaccctggccgattttcacttccctctcctctctctcaaatcatcctcttgctaattggtgtttgtaagccattagaggagtgacaattgtgactctaaagctccaaggacaagaagatcaagcaagtgatcaaggtaaacttctaattctgatctcatattgttattatagtctattagctattagaagtcttggattgaatgcatgtttaattcgagaaacctagatccaagcattagggtttgcatgttcacataggaatgttcatatggctaaaacccatcaataatttGTATACGATGTGTGAATTATAGGGGACCAAGTATGAGTCACACTATACAAATTCATTTCAAGTGTTACTATAAATTTCATGAATTGAAATTGTGATTGTTTACTTACATTAGTAGAATTCCACTGTAAATCGCTTAATAGAACATTATAACTGTCAATATAAGATATATGTTGTTGAATATCACCTGACTCATGACCACTATAGAGGACTTATCGTCATTTTCTCTTAAATCATTATTGAGAAAGTTGCCTCCGAAGAAGTCCAACAGGAACAAAAACAACCCTCCGAAGAATCCACTGCTGCCACCACCTCCACAGTATGACCCTTCTGTTGGTGATTTAATCACCAAATATATTTTAGTGTAGTGGatttaacaagtgtttcaagAATAGTGTTTTAGTTATAATACAAGTTAGGAGGTGTGGGAGTGCACACTTGTATTTACTGAACATTGTTAGAACAGTACAAGGACTAATTTGTCATTCTTTAAAGATGCAAATTCAAGGATTAATTCTTatttttttcaaagttgaaaactgTTCTCGTTTTATCCGTTGTGTGGATAAGTCCGGGAAACTGAGAACTTCGTTGAAACACAGAAAACAAATATGACGCTTTcttcttcattctctctcaaaATTGATTCTGTTTTTGTGCCTGAAATCAGAATCGTTTCTTCAGGAATTGTCCTAGTTTGGATTTCGTGATACCCAAGGCAATTAgggtcgaaatatcaaacaaggaAAGTGTATCACACGATTCCTGTTTGTGATCCAGATTTCCTATAACCCAATTTCGAAATTCCCCAACAATCTTGTTTGATATTTTCGTTTTCTGGAAAAGATGGCTGGCAATTCATTGAAAGACATGAATACTTCGTTTGGAAAATTGGAGAAATTTCAGGGCCAAGATTTCAGACATTGGCAAAAGAAGATGCACTTCTGGTTGACTACTTTGAAAGTTTTTTATGTTCTCTCTACTCCAAAACCAGAAGAGGTTGAAGATGCAAGTCTGGaacaaataagaaggagaagcaaATGGGAGAATGACAACTACATCTTCCTTGGTCACATTCTTAATGGTATGTGTGATTCCCTCTTTGACACTCATCAAAACATTGAAACTGCAAGTGAATTATGGAACACACTTGAAGCAAAATATATTGCAGAAAATGCTTCAAGTAAAAAGTTCATTGTTTCTGATTTCAACAATTATAAAATGGTTGATTCTCGATCTGTAATGGAACAATATAATGAAATCCTACGAATTTATGGTCAATTCAAACAACACAACATGTCCatggatgaatcctttgctgtttCTAGTGTGATTGATAAACTTCCACCCTCATGGAAGGATTTCAAACACCATCTGAAACATAGAAAGGAAGAAATAAGTTTGATTCAACTTGGGAGTCATTTGAAAATCGAAGAAGGACTTCGTGATCAAGAGAATGAAAAAGGAACTGGAAAGGGCAAATCTGATTTTGGACAGCCCCAAGTTCATATGGCTGAATGTGATAAAGAAGACAATTCTAATCACAAGGGCAAGAGTAAAAAACGTAAATATGAGGGTCACAACAAGAAGTCCAACAAAAAGTACAAGGATTCCAAGGATTCCAAGGAACTTGTGTGTTGGCGATGCCATCTGAAAGGGCATATGAAACGTGACTATCGAGTGAAACTTGGAAATAATGGTGCAAGTGGTAGTGGAAACGATGGTGCTGGTGGTGGCAGTGGATCTCATGATCAATCTGCAACCAAAGGTCAAATTTCTATTGATCTTGTAAGTTCAGTATTCAATGTTATGCTACTAACTCCAGAAGTTTCTTTTGTACAGGGGGTTGATACAGATTCATAGTGGCTTGATA is part of the Lactuca sativa cultivar Salinas chromosome 7, Lsat_Salinas_v11, whole genome shotgun sequence genome and harbors:
- the LOC128127374 gene encoding uncharacterized protein LOC128127374, whose product is MAGNSLKDMNTSFGKLEKFQGQDFRHWQKKMHFWLTTLKVFYVLSTPKPEEVEDASLEQIRRRSKWENDNYIFLGHILNGMCDSLFDTHQNIETASELWNTLEAKYIAENASSKKFIVSDFNNYKMVDSRSVMEQYNEILRIYGQFKQHNMSMDESFAVSSVIDKLPPSWKDFKHHLKHRKEEISLIQLGSHLKIEEGLRDQENEKGTGKGKSDFGQPQVHMAECDKEDNSNHKGKSKKRKYEGHNKKSNKKYKDSKDSKELVCWRCHLKGHMKRDYRVKLGNNGASGSGNDGAGGGSGSHDQSATKGQISIDLVSSVFNVMLLTPEVSFVQGVDTDS